Genomic DNA from uncultured Ilyobacter sp.:
TCCCCCATCCTGTTTATACTGTTTCCCAATTCTCCTATCTCATCTTTTCTATGAGCGGAAAATTTCATAGAGAAATTCAGATTTGATATTCCCTTTGTTATCTCCTTTAGGTGAAGGATGGGCTGAGTTATTTTTTTTGAAAACACAAAGGCCATAATAAGTCCAAATCCCAGGGCATATGCGATAATTCTCATATAATATCTGTTTGCCACCTGGACAGATTCTTTTATCGAGCTTATAGGGGTCCTTATTTCCACAAATCTGTTGTACTGATAGGGAGTAAATAAAATCATAAATTCACCTACAGGGTCTTCAATTTTTATCTTCTGAAAAACCTGTTTCCCATCCCTTATATTCTGAAGGATCCCCTTTTTTTCCAGACCCTCTATATACAAGTCCTCTGAAGACACAAACAGATCATTAGAAAACTGCCTTATATATATTGTCACATTATTTTCTCTTTCCAATTGCTCAAAATCCAGAAGATGTTCGGGATTTGATATAATCTGTGCCACTGATTTCAGATTTTCTTTTTTGCTGTCTATATAAAATTTCTCAAGATAAAATTCTGTAATCACATAAAAACCCATCATTATAAAGAGTACCACGCTGAATATCAGAAAAAAAATCTTGCTCCTTATTTTCATTACCCCTCCTCAAAACGATAACCGAACCCTCTTATTGTCTGGATGTATACCTCTCCTATTTTTTTTCTCAGCCTTTTTACGTGGGTATCCACCGTTCTCACATCTCCAAAATAATCCCATCCCCATACTGAGTTCAGTATCTTTTCCCTAGAGAGTGCAAGACCTCTGTTTTGGACAAAATAAAGGAGCATTTCAAACTCCTTGGAGGTTAGATCTATCGCCTCGCCTTTTATCTCCACCCTTCTGCTTCCTTCATCTATCTCTATATCTCCGCGGCTTATTTTGTCAGGTTTGCCAGCTCTTCTGAATATAGCCTTTATTCTCGCTATGAGAAGCCTAGGATTAAAAGGTTTAGTTATATACTCGTCTGCCTCCAGCTCAAATCCAAAGATCTGATCATTTTCCTCGCTACGGGCTGTCAGCATAATTACAGGGATCATGGACTCTCTTCTTATTTCACGGCATACACTCCACCCGTCCATTTTTGGAAGCATTATATCTAGTATTACTAGGTCATATGCACCTTCCTGAAACATTTCCACTGCCTGTTTCCCGTCTCCGGCCTCATCTACATAATAGCCTTCCCTCACCAGATAATCTTTTATGAGCCTTCGCATCTTCCATTCATCTTCTACCACCAATATCTTTTTCATCATATATCACCCATTTTCAAGTTTAAAAAAGAGCCCCCAATTAGGACTCTTATTTTCTTTTATATATTATAGTATTTTTATTTCATTCTTCCTTCTGTTTTTTTCACAGGTACAGCCGATCTCTTGCTTTTAGCACTAACCTGCTTCTTAAAATAAACTGTCATTCCCAGCATGATTGTCAAATATAAAGATAGTTTTAGAATTTCCATATCCTCCACCTCCTGCAAATATCTTAGCACTTTTATATGTCGTTTCTGTGTCTTTTACTTGAGAAGTTTTTTTATCGTATAAAATAGTTCCTCTATAACCTCATCATGTCCCTCTCTTATCTGGTCTGCCACACAGCTTTTCATGTGGGCTCCTAGTAGTTCTTTTGCCACCCCGTCCATTGCAGATTTTATAGAGGCCACCTGATTCAGTATATCATCACAATATACATCTTCATCCACCATTCTCTTTACACCTCTTATCTGCCCCTCTATACGGTTCAGCCTATTGTTTATTTTTTTCTTGAATTCTGCCGAGTGATGCGCATTCCTCACCTGACAACATTCTTTTTCATCCATCCCTCACCACTCCTTCAAAATTCAGGTTTAAAAAATCTAAGTCTTAAGGCATTGGTCACCACAGATACCGAACTCATGGCCATGGCTGCACCTGCTATCATCGGATTCAGAAGGTGTCCTGTGAGGAGATATAAAGCTCCTGCAGCCACAGGTATTCCCATGCTGTTATAAGCAAATGCCCAGAAAAGATTCTGCTTTATGTTTCTTATTGTAGCATGACTTAGCTGTATTGCAGAAGCCACATCTTTAATATCACTTTTCATAAGAACAATATCTGCACTTTCTATAGCTACATCTGTCCCGCTTCCTATGGCTATTCCCACATCTGACTGGGACAGGGCAGGGGCATCATTTATACCGTCCCCTACCATAGCTACTCTTGAACCATTTTTCTGAAATCTTTTCACCTCTATAGACTTATCTTCTGGCATGACTTCTGAGAGTACTATCTCTATACCCACTTCTTTTGCTATAGCCTCAGCAGTGAGGGTGTTGTCTCCTGTTATCATGGCCACTTTTATCCCCATCTCTTTTAGGATTCTCACAGCCTCTTTAGAGGTTTTTTTCACAGTGTCAGCCACTGCCACTACTCCTTGAAATTTACCATCTGCTGCCACTAGCATGAGAGTCTTTCCCTCTTTTGACAACTGATCTTCCTCAGGAGTGAATGATACCTCTATACCCTTGGTCTTCATTAGTTTCTGATTTCCAACCAGGATATTTTTCCCATCTACTATAGCCTCTATACCCATCCCTGTTATGGAATTAAATTTTTCTATCTCTGCAAGTTTTATCCCCTTCTCTCTAGCACCTTCCACTATGGCATCACCTAAAGGATGTTCTGAGTGCAGTTCTGCCGAAGCCGCCAGCTTCAGTATCTCGTCACCCTGAAGTTCTCCAGAACTGATGACATCTGTCAGTCTTGGCTTCCCTTCTGTTATAGTTCCCGTCTTGTCAAAAACCACTGTGTCTATCTTGTGCGCCATCTCCAGAGCTTCTCCGCCTTTTATGAGAATCCCGTATTCTGCCCCTTTTCCTGTACCTACCATAATGGCAGTAGGAGTTGCGAGACCTAGGGAGCACGGACATGCTATGACCAGCACGGCTATAAATATGCTCAGAGAAAATATTGCCGGCGTCGCCGAAAGAGTTACTCTTCCTGTAGTTCCTAGAACATACCATGCAATTGCCGAAACCGTTGCTATTCCTATAACCACCGGAACAAAATATCCTGAGATGACATCAGCCATTCTGGCAATAGGAGCCTTTGATCCCTGGGCATCTTCCACAAGCTTCACTATTTTTGCCAAAGCCGTATCAGCTCCCACCGCAGTCGCCTTCATCTTTATACTTCCGTTTTTATTTATACTGGCACCTACGACCTTTGATCCCAGAGTTTTTTCCACAGGAATGCTTTCCCCGGTGAGCATAGACTCATCTACACTGGAATTCCCCTCTGTTACTTCTCCGTCCACGGGGATGCTTTCCCCAGGCTTCACTAGGAGGATATCTCCTCTTTCCACATCTTCTATATCTACTTCCACTATCTTGCCGTTTTTTATAAGATTGGCCTTTTTAGGCTGCAGACCCACGAGTTTTTTTATGGCTTCTGACGTCCTTCCCTTGCTCACATTCTCTAAGTACTTCCCGAGCATGATAAGAGCCAGTATCACTACGGCAGATTCATAATAAAGCACATGGGTATATTCCACGTGACCCTTGCTTATCATGTAAGTCCCATACAGACTGTAAACCACTGCAGCCCCTGTTCCCATAGCGATAAGAGAGTCCATGTTGGGTGAAAGTTTCACAAGAAGCTTTATCCCTGTCACATAAAAACGTTTTCCTATAACTATTACAGGAATAGAAAGAAGCAGCTGCGTCATGGCAAAAGTCATAGGACTGTTTTCAGGATTTATGATCCCAGGTATAGGCATCCCCATCATGTGTCCCATGGATATGTAAAAGACAGGCAGTGCAAATACCATGGCTGTGATAAATTTTTTCCATTCATTATCAAGCTCTTTCTGCTTTTTGTCAGCATCAAAATCTTTAGCCGTTTCCTCTTTTACCGCCTTATATCCCAGCTCATTTATAAACTTCACAATTTCTGAAATTTTCAGTTCATTTTTTCTGTATTCAACCACAGCCTTTTCTGTAGCTAGATTTACGCTTATTTTTTCCACTCCCGGCAGTTCGGCTGTTTTTTTCTCTATCCTAGAAACACAGGCCTGACATGTCATCCCACCTATTTTAAGTGTGACTTTTTTCAATTCCGAGCCTCTCTCCTCTATGCCGTATCCCAGATCAAATACTGTTTTTTTTATTTTTTCTGCCGACACTTTTTTTTCATCAGATTCTACTGTGAGTATCTCAGAAATAGAATTTATCGTTGCAGCATCCACACCCTCAATTTTCCAAACTGCTTTCTCTATCCTAGTGACACATGCCTGACAGCTTATCCCATCTATTTTAAATTTTTTATTCATAAAAAATTCCCCTCTCTGTATTTTAAAAATTTTCTCTATAAATCAAGATGTTTGGTTAAAGTGAATTTTATATCTCCACCAGATATACCCCTGTACCCTATTTCCAAATAATAGCTCTCTTTTCTTTATCTGTCAAGTAAGAAATTTTCAAAAACCCTATTTTCCTCAATAAAACAAAGGGTTTCTCTCGTTTTTACAGTATAAAAAGACATCCCCATATATTTTATTTTTTTGAATAATTTGGATTTTTTAGGTAATTTGTCTACAGGAGGTCAGTTATGAAATATTTTAAAAAAATAGGAAAAACAGTTATCGTTTTGGGATTTGTGAGTCTTTTAAATGATATTTCCTCTGAAATGATATATCCTGTTCTCCCAGTTTTTCTTACCGCTGTTCTAGGGGCTACCCCTATACAGCTGGGAATTATAGAGGGGATTGCAGAGACTGCCTCTAGCCTTTTAAAGCTTTTTTTCGGATACTATTCTGACAGAATAAAAAAGAAAAAACCCTTTATTATTTATGGATATGGAATTGCTGCTTTTTCTAGAATACTTATCGCCATGAGCCGAACTTGGTATTTTGTGCTCGGATGCCGTTTTATAGACCGGGCTGGAAAAGGCATGCGGACTGCTCCTAGAGATGCTCTCATTTCCACATCGGCATCACGGGAAAACATAGGTAAGGCTTTTGGATTTCACAGAAGTATGGACCACACAGGGGCTCTCCTTGGCCCCATCATCGCCTTTGGAATACTCTACCTCACCAAGGATAATTACAGATTTCTTTTTTTTACTGCTGGTATGATAGGACTTCTGTCTGTGATTGTAGCTGCATTTTTTTTGAAGGAAAAAAAGACCTCTGAAGATGTTAAAACTGACCCTGTAAAAATAGACTTCCGGTATTTTCAAAAGAACTTTTATATTTTCATGGGAAGCATTCTCATATTCACCCTGGGAAATTCTAGCGACGCCTTTCTCCTGTTAAAGGCTAAAAACTCCGGGGTTCCTGTAGCCTTCCTACCTATTCTGTGGAGTGTACTGCATCTTTCAAAATCCCTTTTCTCCATTATAGGGGGTAACATCTCTGATATTATTCCCAGAAAAAAAGTTGTACAGCTGGGGTGGCTGATATACGTAGGGGTGTATTATGCTTTCGGAGTTTTCGACGACCTCTATATCATCTGGGTAATTTTTGTTTTTTACGGAATCTACTTTGGTTTTACAGAGGGCACTCAGAAGGCTATGGTGGCCGACATGATAAATAGAGAGGAGTATAGGGGGTCTGCTTATGGGATCTATAATTTTGTAATAGGGATAGGCAGCCTTCCTGCCAGTATCATCTTCGGACTTATTTGGAATATCTACGGAAGCAGCACAGCTTTTTTTACCGGATCTGGCCTAGCCCTTGTCTCTGTACTAACTATCAGCTTTGTAAAAACACCTTAAAATTTAAACATTTAAATTAAAAATTCTAATTTAAAAAATAAAAATAGGAAACAGGATGACTCAGACAGTAATCTACCGCGTGTCATCCTGTTTCCTATTTTTTATCACTTTCTGGCTTTTCAAAAATGCTTTCAATATCTCTCAGTAAAAAATAATTTAAGAATGTTCTTATCAGTATTGTTGCTGCAAGCTTCCCTATATCTGTCCAGGTGGGAGCCAATATTGTTTTTAATATACTTGCACCTATTAGAAAAGAAAGTCCAAGGGAAAAAGAGTTTCCTATTTCCAACCTGCTTCTTTTCATAGCCCCAAAACTGTGCTTTCTAAGAAAAAAATCTTTTGAGTATATGATCACCGAATTGATTACTCCAAAAAAAATTACAATTGTGGCTAAAAATTGGCAAATATTTATAATTATATTGTTTATAAAACTTATAAATTCATGCATCATTACTACCCCCATATTTAATTATAATTTCCTTAACCTATATATTTTATCTCTTTACTTAAAATCCTCTAAATAATGGTGAAAGCTCACCCTCTTACAGTTCCATAAGACCACATAATCCATAGGGTGAATATTGACAAAATTTGTAAATAAACATAGAATATCCAAAAGAATAAAATAAAGTTAAAAAAATAGTTTCGAAGGGGGAAAAAATGAGCTGTAATAAAGAAAAGTGTACCTGTCCAAATACCGAATGTATCCGTCACGGGAAATGCTGTGAATGCATAAATAACCCAAGTTGCTACTTGAAATAAATTCTCTTAAATTACTGAATTTATCTGAATATCAGAATCAAAAGATTTTGTCACGAATGGACACTAATAAAAGATAGGGAAATTAGCACGAATAAGGACAAAAGCTTTTGGCCACAGAGGACGCAGAGAAAAAGAGGGAATTTGATAGAGTTAAAACCAAAACTATAAATACCTTCTTTTGCGAGAGGTTTTTATCTCTTTCCCCTTGCCATTGATAAAATCAGCGTTAAGAATAACCGCAGTGAAATCCTTAGAAAAAATCGACTGTTTGAGCGTAGCGAGTTTCGAGTTTTTCTTGGATTTTCAAGGTTATTTAGCTGATTTTTCACAGGCTTGAACTTTTGGTTACTTTTCTTTCAAGAGAAAAGTAACGAATCCCGATAAATTCAATACTTTAATTTAATAAAGGTAGCAACTTAGGTTAAATAACCATGTGCAAAATGGAATCACTGTCTACTGTATGAAAGACAACGACTCTTCCTACTGGGATAATTTAAAAAAATAAAAATGTTTAATTAATTATGATTTAAATACAAAAGAAGCCGGCATAATCGCCAGCTTTTTTTAAATTATTATTTTTCATTTAGAATTTTCCAGACCTCAGATTCTGTAGACATTATTATTTTTGTTTTTCCGCTTCCGGAAAGTATAGTATCATATGCCGAAAGAGTTCTCGTAAATTTATAAAATTCAGGATCACGGTTATAGGCATCAGCATATATCTTAAGTGCCTTAGCATCTCCCTCTCCCTTTATAGACTCAGCTTTTTCATAAGCCTCTGCCAGGATTACTGTTCTCTCTTTTTCTGCCTGAGATGTTATCTCAAGGGCTTTTTCTTGACCTTCTGCACGGTATTTTTTAGCCTGCTGGTGTCTTTCTGCTTCCATTCTTTTATAGACATTTTCTTCGTTCTCTTTAGGCAGTTCTGCTCTTTTTATTCTTACATCTACTATTTCTATTCCAAACTTTTTAGTTTTCTCCCAGCTTTCACGGGTTACTGTCTCCATTATCTCATCTCTCTTAAATGCGATAATGTCTAAAAATGTATATTGTCCAAGCCTCTCTCTTATTTCAGAATAGATTATGTCATCTAGCCTTGCCTGAGCACCTTTTTCATCCTGTACAGTTTGAAGAAATAATAGCGGATCAATTATTCTCCATCTGGCATAATTATCTATAACTATATTCTTTTTATCTTTCGTAATAAGATCTTTAGGTTCTGCATCGTAATCTAAAAGCCTCTTATCAAAATATACAACATTGTCGATAAAAGGTACTTTAAACTTGAGTCCCGAAGTGCTTATCTCTTTGCCTACAGGTTTACCAAATCTGAGAACTACAGCTTTCTGTATCTCTGAAACCTGAAATACAGAAGATGCAAAAACAATTACAATGAGGATCAGAACAACATTAATTCCCTTTTTCATTTGTTTTCCCCTCCTCTTGAATTAGGTTCAGTACTCCGTTTTTCACATCAGAATCTATGATTACCTTGTCAACATCTTTTAGATTTCTCTCAAGATTTTCAAGATAAAGTCTTGTTTTGGTTACCTCTTTTCCCAATTTATAATTTTCGTAAAGTTTTATGAATCTCACTGTGTCTCCCTGAGCTTCTTTTGTTCTTTTTTCTCTGTACCCTTCAGCGTCATTTAGCACTTTAAAGGCTTCACCTCTAGCCTTTGGTATTATATCATTCATATAGCCATTGGCTTCATTTATATAACGAATCCTGTCCTCTCTGGCACTGGCTACATCTTTAAAGGCCTGTACTACCTCTTGAGGTGGCTGTACATCTTGAAGCTGTACATTCAATACCGTAATCCCACTGTCGTATGTCTGAAGAATTTCCTGAAGTTTTTCACGAGTCTGTATCTGTATATTTGATTTTCCTTCAGTCAAAGTTTCATCAATATTATACTTACCAACTATCTGTCTCATACTTGCTTCAGATGCATCTTTTATTGTTTTGTAAGGATCTCCTAGATTAAACAAATACTTTTTAAGGTCTGTTATCTTGTACTGAACACTGAAATCCACATCAAGAATATTCTCATCTCCTGTCAAAATAAGAGATTCCTCTTTCATATCTTTATATTTTGCAGGAGGTCCTTGGCTTACAGTTCTAAACCCTACCTCTATACGGTATACCTTGGTAGTTTTCACCTTGATCTTCGATGCTATCGGTCTAGGAAAATACCAGTTTATTCCAGGTCCAGCTGTCTTTTGATATTTACCAAACAGGAGTAATACGACTTCTTCGTCTGGCCCTACTATAAAGACTCCAGTAAGAAGATACAGAAAAAAAATAGGAACAAAAATAAATTTTCCAAATCCTCCCAGACGGCTTTTTATAAGCTCTAACACCTCTTCTAAAGTATACATGTTATTCTCTTTGCCCATTATAACTCCTCCCCTTTTTTAAAGATTATGTTATCTTTCCAGTTCAAGGGTAAATTTAAGCCGCTTCAAGCCGTTTTTTATGGACCTTGCTTTAAATTTACTTATTCCCCTTATCTCGTAGAGATCTTCTACACTTGCGTCTTTTATAGAAGCTAAGTCATCATATTCAGTTATGAGCTTTTCTATGTCGCGTTTATTAAGTCTTGTTATCTTCCCAAGGATTCTGTAACCCTTAGTACTTACTTTATTATCCAGTGTTGAGTATGTTTTCCCGTATCCAAGAATAAAGGATAGTTTTTGCTGCTCAAGTAGCTCTTCGTCTGTCAGCTTATCCAGTTCCAAATTAATATGATTTATATCTAGTTCGCCTTTCTCATTATTATAGTAGTCTTTTATGAAATTCATTTTTTCATCTTTCAGACCCTGGAGTAGTTCTTCTAACTGCAGGTTTATAAGCCGTCCCTCTACTCCCAACTCTGCTACATAATTTCTGACCTCTTGCTTTATTCTAAATATCATTTCAAATCTCTGAAGTATTGTGGTCACCTCGTAAAGAGTTGCCAGATCGTCAAACTCCATTATTGTAAGATTTGCAAGGGCTTTATCCAAAACAGTTTTATATCTTTCAAAAGTCTTAATAGCCTGGGTGGCTTCTGTCATTATCTCCCCTATATCCCGGAGCTTGTATCTCAGTTCACCTTTATACAGAGTTATTCTGTTTCTTTTTTCTGATATTGCTATAACCAGCTTGTTGCACTGTTTGGCTATTCTCTGGGCGGTCCTATGTCTTGTCCCGCTCTCATCTGTAGTATAATTTTTGTCAGGTTGCATATGAACATTTGCATAAAGTATTCTCTCAGCCATATCATCCAAAACTATGGCCCCGTCCATTTTTGCCAGTTCATATATCCTCTGGGAGTTGTATTCACAGTTTATAAAAAACCCACCATCCAGCATAGCCTCTATATTTTCATCTATTCCAATGACCAAAAGTGCACCGGTTCCGGCATCTAGAATGTTATCTAAACCCTCTCTGAGAAGTGTTCCAGGAGTGACACTCGAAAGGATGTCAACTAAGTTTTCTTTATTTTTCATATTATCTCATCCTTTCCAAAAGCTCATCTATACTCTTGAGGTAGATAAGCTTCAGTTTATAATTATTTTTTTCTATATCTTTTCTATTGGATTCAGGAACGTATACTCCTGTAAACCCAAGTTTTTCAAGTTCTCTTAATCTCTTATCCATAAAGGAAATTTTCCTTATCTCTCCTCTTAGGCCGAGCTCTCCAACTGCTGCGATCTTTTGACTTATCTCTATCCCATTGCATACCGACAGCATAGATATCAAAAATGCCAAGTCAGCAGAGGGCTCTTTTACAGTTATCCCACCAGGTATATTTACAAAAAGGTCTTTTGTAGAAAAAGCTACTCCTGTTTTTTTTTCTGCCACGGCGGTTAATATCTGTACCCTATTTTTATCCAGACCCTGGACAATCCTTTTAGGGATTCCAAAAGGCGAGTCTGCTATGAGAGATTGAATTTCCAAAAGAAACACTTTTGAACCTTCTAAAACCGGTACAATCATACTTCCTATATTTTTTTCTTCACGCTCGCTGAGAAAAAATTCAGATGAGTTTTTTACTTCTCTCATTCCGTCTTCCTCCATATTAAAAATACCCAGCTCATTGGTAGAACCAAATCTATTTTTTATGCTCCGAAGTATTCTGTAAAAAAGCCCCTCTTCACCTTCAAAATTAAGCACGGCATCAACCATATGTTCCAGCATCTTAGGGCCGGCTACTTTTCCATCTTTTGTTATGTGCCCAACGATAAAGAAGGATATATTATAGTTCTTCGCTAGTTCTACTATCCTCAAAGTGCTCTCTCTTATCTGAGTGGGAGTTCCTGGTATTGAGTCTGAATTTGAACTATAAAGAGTCTGAATAGAGTCTATCACAACCACTTTAGGTTTTTTAAAAGAGAGATGCTCATATATGGTTTCTATCTCTGTTTCAGACATTATGAAAAGATTGTCCGAAAAGACTCCCAGCCTCTCTCCCCTGTTTTTTATCTGAGAGGGAGACTCTTCCCCAGATATATATATCACATCTCCATATTTGGTATATTCTTTGGCTGCCTGCAAAAGAAGGGTAGACTTACCTATCCCAGGATTTCCAGTTATAAGGACTACTTCCCCCTGGACAAGACCTCCTCCTAGTACCCTATCAAATTCTTCCAGTTTGGTTGTATATCTATAATTTCCCTCTACCTCTATCTGAGAAAAATTTAGTATCTTTACGTTGGACTTGCCAGAGGATGATCCTTTTGATATGACTCTTCTAGCTGCTGAGGGCATGGTCGTTTCCTCTTCTAAGGTACCCCACTCTTCACAATCAGGGCACTTCCCAAGCCATTTTGCACTTTTATATCCACAGCTGCTGCATACATAGAGACTCTTATCCTTAGCCACTTATTTCCCCTCTTTGATCATTTCATCTACTTTTTTACTTATATCTTCTACGATTTTTTTATTCACAAAATGCTCTAAATTTCCTTTATTTAAAGCTATTTCTCTCACAAGACTAGAGCTCAAATAAAGATTTTCCCTTGAAGCAGGTAAAAATACAGTTTCAAGTTCACCGTTTGAGAGAACTGAATTGCCTAAAGCCATTTGGAGTTCATACTCATAATCGGATACTGCTCTCAGACCTCTAAAAACTATATTTGCTTTATTTTCTCTCATAAAATCAACAAGAAGTCCCTCAAAACTCATTATTTCTACGTTGCCTAAGTTGCCAACTACTTTTTTTATGAGCTCAGCTCTTTCTTCCAGGTCAAACCAGTATTTTTTTGAAGCACTGTTCAATATCCCTATAATTAGTTTATCTGTAAGATTGGACGCTCTTTTTATTATATCCTCATGTCCTTTTGTGATAGGATCAAAACTCCCTGCATACACTCCTATTTTCATCTGTCAACCCACCTATACTTCAAATAAAATTTCATAATCATAATTATCTTTAAGAGGATCCACTTCCACTTTAAAAAACTTCCCTTTAGATCTCAGATAAGTCTTTATAAATTCATCATATATCCCCTTAAAGAAGCCATTCAATTCTTTTGATATTTTAAGTTTTATAGTGGAGATATCTTTTTCCTCTGAAAAGATTTTTATTTCGGTTATGACTTCATTTATTACAGAATCTTTAGATTTTATCTTCCCAGTTCCATTGCAGTGGATGCACTCCTCCTGAAAATAATGACTCAGAGGTTTCCCTACTCTTTTCCTTGTCATCTCGATAAGTCCTAAATCTGTAAAATGAATAATATTATTTTTTATTCTGTCTTTTTTTAGGTGTTCTTCAAGGATCTCGGTGACTTTTACCTTGTCATCCTCGTGCTTCATATCAATAAAATCTATTATTATTATGCCACTCATATTTCTAAGTCTAAGCTGTCTCGGTATCTCCTTTGCAGCCTCTATATTGGTTTCAAAAACCGTCTCCTCTAGATTCATCCGTCCCGTGTTTTTTCCTGTATTTACATCTATACTTACCAAAGCTTCCGTCCTCTGGATTACAAGATAGCCCCCGCACTCGAGCCATACAACCTCTTTCAGGGCCTTGTCTAGCTGACTGTTCACTCCATAGGTTTCAAACACAGGAAGATTTTCACTGTAGAGTTTTATTTTGGTTTTCATAGAACTTTCACTGAAAGCATTTATATAGTCTATGATCTCCCAATATTTTTTTTCATTATCTATTATGAGTTCTTCTATATTTGAGGAAAATATATCTCTTAGAACGGTCTTCACAAGTTCATTGTCTCTGTAGATTATATCTCCCGGTTTAGAACGGCTTATTTTTCTCTCTATATCATGCCATTTTTTTACTAGGTACTCCACTTCTCTTTCAAAGTGAAGTTCATTTTTACCCTCTGCCGCCGTTCTTATAATAAAGCCCATGTTATCTGGTTTTATCTCTTTTAGCAGTTCTTCAAGTCTTTTTCTCTCTTTATCATTCTTTATTTTCTGGGATATAGCCACATAGTCGTTATTTGGCATAAGTACCAGATATTTACCCGGAATAGTATAGTGAGTCGTTACTCTCGCTCCCTTTGTTCCCCTAGGGTCCTTCAGTATCTGCACAACTACCTCATCCCCCACATTGAGAAGATCTTCTATGGGTCTGTCGCTGTTTTCTATCCCGTCAAGATACATCTCTTCAAACTCTCTCAAATCTTTGACATACAAAAAAGCATTTTTTTCAAGTCCTATATCCAAAAATGCAGATTCCATGCCGGGAAGTACATTAGCCACCCTCCCTCTATATATATTTCCTGTGACTTTTACCTCGTCACTTCTCTCTATGAAAAACTCAGTGAGCCTCCCATCTTCTAGTAAAGCTGCTCGGGTTTGAAAATCATCAACATTTATAATTATCTGATTCATCTTATATTACTCCGTTCAAAATTTCTTCTCTCGTTATCAGATTTCCATTTACACTTATCTCCTTTAGACTTAAAGTGTTATCTATAGATATCTTAAAATTCTTCCCCAGGTTTTTTTTGTTGATTCCCCTGTTTCCGACAATTTTTGATATATTTTTTTCGTTTGCTTTTATATGCAGGTTTCCCTCTTCATCTCTCTGTTGGCTCAAACATCTAAAGTATATCTCACCCTCTACCAGTTCACGGAATGAAGGGTGAAAGGGTCCGTCTACAATAACTCCATCTTCCCTTATATCTTCAGATGGCTGGAGTCCCACTCTGATGATATTTATTCCTGCTTTTTCAAAAAGTGCATAAATAGGAATCACCCTGTCAACTGCTTCCTTC
This window encodes:
- a CDS encoding response regulator transcription factor; the protein is MKKILVVEDEWKMRRLIKDYLVREGYYVDEAGDGKQAVEMFQEGAYDLVILDIMLPKMDGWSVCREIRRESMIPVIMLTARSEENDQIFGFELEADEYITKPFNPRLLIARIKAIFRRAGKPDKISRGDIEIDEGSRRVEIKGEAIDLTSKEFEMLLYFVQNRGLALSREKILNSVWGWDYFGDVRTVDTHVKRLRKKIGEVYIQTIRGFGYRFEEG
- a CDS encoding metal-sensitive transcriptional regulator, which codes for MDEKECCQVRNAHHSAEFKKKINNRLNRIEGQIRGVKRMVDEDVYCDDILNQVASIKSAMDGVAKELLGAHMKSCVADQIREGHDEVIEELFYTIKKLLK
- a CDS encoding heavy metal translocating P-type ATPase translates to MNKKFKIDGISCQACVTRIEKAVWKIEGVDAATINSISEILTVESDEKKVSAEKIKKTVFDLGYGIEERGSELKKVTLKIGGMTCQACVSRIEKKTAELPGVEKISVNLATEKAVVEYRKNELKISEIVKFINELGYKAVKEETAKDFDADKKQKELDNEWKKFITAMVFALPVFYISMGHMMGMPIPGIINPENSPMTFAMTQLLLSIPVIVIGKRFYVTGIKLLVKLSPNMDSLIAMGTGAAVVYSLYGTYMISKGHVEYTHVLYYESAVVILALIMLGKYLENVSKGRTSEAIKKLVGLQPKKANLIKNGKIVEVDIEDVERGDILLVKPGESIPVDGEVTEGNSSVDESMLTGESIPVEKTLGSKVVGASINKNGSIKMKATAVGADTALAKIVKLVEDAQGSKAPIARMADVISGYFVPVVIGIATVSAIAWYVLGTTGRVTLSATPAIFSLSIFIAVLVIACPCSLGLATPTAIMVGTGKGAEYGILIKGGEALEMAHKIDTVVFDKTGTITEGKPRLTDVISSGELQGDEILKLAASAELHSEHPLGDAIVEGAREKGIKLAEIEKFNSITGMGIEAIVDGKNILVGNQKLMKTKGIEVSFTPEEDQLSKEGKTLMLVAADGKFQGVVAVADTVKKTSKEAVRILKEMGIKVAMITGDNTLTAEAIAKEVGIEIVLSEVMPEDKSIEVKRFQKNGSRVAMVGDGINDAPALSQSDVGIAIGSGTDVAIESADIVLMKSDIKDVASAIQLSHATIRNIKQNLFWAFAYNSMGIPVAAGALYLLTGHLLNPMIAGAAMAMSSVSVVTNALRLRFFKPEF
- a CDS encoding MFS transporter, whose amino-acid sequence is MKYFKKIGKTVIVLGFVSLLNDISSEMIYPVLPVFLTAVLGATPIQLGIIEGIAETASSLLKLFFGYYSDRIKKKKPFIIYGYGIAAFSRILIAMSRTWYFVLGCRFIDRAGKGMRTAPRDALISTSASRENIGKAFGFHRSMDHTGALLGPIIAFGILYLTKDNYRFLFFTAGMIGLLSVIVAAFFLKEKKTSEDVKTDPVKIDFRYFQKNFYIFMGSILIFTLGNSSDAFLLLKAKNSGVPVAFLPILWSVLHLSKSLFSIIGGNISDIIPRKKVVQLGWLIYVGVYYAFGVFDDLYIIWVIFVFYGIYFGFTEGTQKAMVADMINREEYRGSAYGIYNFVIGIGSLPASIIFGLIWNIYGSSTAFFTGSGLALVSVLTISFVKTP
- a CDS encoding DUF1622 domain-containing protein, with translation MHEFISFINNIIINICQFLATIVIFFGVINSVIIYSKDFFLRKHSFGAMKRSRLEIGNSFSLGLSFLIGASILKTILAPTWTDIGKLAATILIRTFLNYFLLRDIESIFEKPESDKK
- the hflC gene encoding protease modulator HflC; translated protein: MKKGINVVLILIVIVFASSVFQVSEIQKAVVLRFGKPVGKEISTSGLKFKVPFIDNVVYFDKRLLDYDAEPKDLITKDKKNIVIDNYARWRIIDPLLFLQTVQDEKGAQARLDDIIYSEIRERLGQYTFLDIIAFKRDEIMETVTRESWEKTKKFGIEIVDVRIKRAELPKENEENVYKRMEAERHQQAKKYRAEGQEKALEITSQAEKERTVILAEAYEKAESIKGEGDAKALKIYADAYNRDPEFYKFTRTLSAYDTILSGSGKTKIIMSTESEVWKILNEK